One Hydractinia symbiolongicarpus strain clone_291-10 chromosome 7, HSymV2.1, whole genome shotgun sequence genomic window, ATGTGTTCTTCCAGACGATTTGAGATAACGGCCTATTTTTTGTGACCTCCTTAGAACCTATGACGTgcgcattttaattttttattaattaaagcAGCGCCAGATATACAAAATGTAGCTACTTATGATTTAAATTCAATGaagaaataataatgataataataatacacaaatatatttatttattatcaagatttatacatgatattttttaattaattttgccTTCCAAACGTGTCCTGTTTCGGAAAAACTATTTACAAaatgcaaaatggtaaccgcagtagcggTAAATAAAGGATGAGCGAAGCCGTGGATTCATCTACAGGTGACTCCTACCCTCAAATTATCGAAAACACACCAAAGTACATgtattaaaaacgaaaaatgaaTCTGAAAGCTAAAACAGGCTTTGATATGACTAAATTCACCTATTGCAAGTAGGAGAATATATAACACTATGAAACAAAAACACACTaaaccaaaaataaaatataaaatataaaaactgttGCCATAAAATGACTAATGAACATATCACTGCTTAAAATCGTAATTCTtccataaacttttaaatttagtaTATGATTGCTGACGGAATTTCATTGTAAATTTTGGCACCCatgaagtaaattttttttttaatatttctaccTTGACTCGCGGAATTTTGAACAAGTACTGGTTATTTCTGGTGTTTTTTTAGCGTGATCATGCTTTACAAAGTAGTTGAGAAAATCCAAAAAATATCACTGTCGATGCATTTGCAACAACTGTTTTtcattttcctgattttttgttatattccTTGCTCGATTGTCAACGGAAATGAGTTTCAAATTTACGATACCGTTAAAAGTCGTAAAGGAACTACCATGGTGTTGTATATAGCCGTCACATTGTCTAAGTAAGATTTCAAAGCGCTTAATAGTCTAAGTCTTGCAAATGCTTGCTTGTACATACTATCAAAATTTTCATTCATTAAAAGTTTGGAGTCGATAAATGAACCAAAGTACTTGAAGGTGGAAGTGCTTTTAATCTCAATACCATTGTAAAGtccatttttaaaacatttggaCCTTTTTTAAACTAGTTGTTATTGCCTACTAACATTGATTCCGTTTTTCCCTTTTAAATTAATTACCAAGTATTCTCGATAACACGAAATTGTGTCTTCAGGAAATTTATAACGTCCGTTCGAAGAATGACATTATGAAAATCAtagaaaaatagcaaaaataggGAAGGACCTAATATATATAATTGTGAAACTCCACAATGCAAGTGGTGAATTTTGGATTTGATGTTTTCTAGTACTACTTGTTGCGACCGAATAAATAATTACGGAGTGAACTAATTTAATTCAGTGTTGTTGGTTCCTTATGCAGCGAGTTTTTTGAGTATAGTACCATGAGAAATATTATCGAACAACGTGGCTGCTAACTATGTCGACCATTTAGACCGATACCCATACTGACATCGTAGAAGCAGCGTGATACTGACTACAAACTCTCTAGGTAAGGCGTTCTTAAGTTAGTTAACACTAacgaaatttattaaaattagtTTCACTTTGTTGATGTTACAGAGATCAGCACATATAAAGTTTCAAGTTCGATATAGATGtaatgacaaaaaataaaaaaataaacttgttGTTGATACCTTGCCTTTTCCAAGCATTTGAGTTCTGCACAATGTTTCTTTTTACATGCTCATCTTCACCGTCGTGGTGATGGCGAAAATGGACACGCTTTGTTGACACCTTGTAATGTGTGTTGACCAAAGCGGTGAGCAATAACAACGCCAGTATCACTTTCAAATATCTCTTCATTTTatctgaaaaattaaatttagtttCATTACTGAAGTAATGTGTATTAGATAGATGTTCAATAAAGTTAGAAGAAGCATATGATAAACACCATGGAATTAAATAACCGTACACTATAATATGATAAGGAAGAACGTGAAAAAGAAAACGAATagattccaaaaaaaaaacacacacacaaatatacagaaagaaaaacaattcaTAATATACTAATTGGGTATAATTACCAAATCGTGTTTgtgattttaaaaagtaaattattttcatttcaatACCGACGTCTCTCTATTTGTTTGTTTGGCAAAATGGTAGCTAGGCAGCGTAAACTATTCTTCTAGACAGagtgtaaataaaattttgttatggTATAATATTAAAGTTTGAGTTCAAGCTACCTTAGAACCATCaaataaaaagatcaaatttatTCTAGGAATGTTAGGTGGTATTTATGTACGGTATACTTGCAAGAACAACAGACTTCTCCCGGCATGCAACGCCAAATTTCaaggtttgttaacataaataaaaacaataacaaaattaataagaaaaacGATATGTATCAAACAGACAACATTAGATTACTTTCTTAGATCACCTAAACAGTTCACATTGCAAAGTTTTCTGTTTCTacatgttgtgtttttttgctGTTCCATTTTGTATAAGACGACCTAACTCCTACCTCATGTAGGTGTTAGATCGTCACGCACGCAGGCGCACGAACACGAAAATGTACGCACGcaccataaaaataaattgaataaaatagatttaatttaaaaatgttaaagtaatcaAAGGGATTTTTATTTCGTGGATAACTAAATTCCAACGAAAATGTTATTTGAAACAGAGCCTTTAAAAAAACAGCTAGCTAACTTAATGGTGCTAGATTTGCGGGTATTAAATTTCGAACTTTTTATGCGAGCATGAGCGACTTTGAAAATATAACAGTCTTTGTGTACATAACCCCTTTaaatgttatttatttgtttattctaGAGAATTGTGCACACAATTATTTCTTCTGATGGTGAAGAAATTTACAATTGGGGAACAATATTTACGCTCCACTAAATGCGTTCTACCCTCGCTTTTCAgccttataaaaacaattaaaaactgTTTGAATGTCTCGCTGTGAATATTCATCAGTACAACATTAAATAATGAACAAAATAACCAACCAAGTTTTAGCTATGTTGTTCTCATTCGTTTCGTTTCAGAGGTGCTCCTCTAAAACGAAAAGAATACGTATGCGTCTTAAAATCGCATACGTAGCTATAACAAATACACTTTCTACAGAAATGTAGTTGCCTTATGACACTTAAtactttttcttatttcatCTTATTCACGTttgatcaaaaaaaaaactttctacagAACGTAAAAAGTAGTAATTGCAACAAGATACAAATTTTTCTCTCTGACATTTAAGCACGTGGAAAACACACCCTtaacggttttttttaaaaagaatgacCTGGAAAATTAATACCACATTTAACTGACAAGGTGTAATTCCACAGATTCCACAAGCAATTGTGAAAGCCATTTCTATCTAACATGCACTCGGAACTTGTCGAAATTCACTTGTCAGTATTAGCTGCttaaatcaaatattttaaacgcTGCTAAACTTTGCTCTGACACCAGTGCCTCCCAATTCCTTGATCCTTTGGATCTTTCCAAGTGTGGAGCAGATTGTTCTGTAATGGCGACATTGTAAGTAGTACAGCAAACGTATTCTGCGACGTCATTTACTTGGCTTACACACGTGTCATAGTACAAGTCTCGGGTACTGGCCAAGTGAAATTTGATTTTACCTTTATGACATAGTTAGAAAtagcttttttttcttaatttgcaaTATTGCAGTCAATGCTTCAACAGtgcataaaaaaacaaaaagctgtCGTTTGGCTTAAGAAACCACATTTATACGCGATGGCGGGAAAGCAAAGTAAATAAATACAGGAGAACTACAATTTCGGACACAATATATAAAGTGCTGAATTTCAAAGGTCGTGCCACAAGGAATAATTCATCAATAGGTATAACCACTATGAACCTGTCACTTGTTAACTTGCCATTGGGCGTTACGTTAATTGGAAAAGCAACTCCGTGAAAACCCCACCGGTTCACCCGTCCTTGAAAGTTCACGAGAGATTGTAATTCTTcttgtatttaattgctaccGTTTGTTAACAaaagttgatatttttttgttttccgtcttattgttatatttattatttagtaTATGTCGATTTCAATTAGCTTTTACGAGCTAACCACTCTGCATTCTGAAATATACTATTCACAGCCAAAAATGTGACTTTCAAATTCCAGTCCTAATTCATATTCTTCACAATAGCCggccttttaaacttttttaaactctTAATCGATTGAGGCGCTTAGAAAATGCTGAGCGCATATAAATTCTTTCTAATTTAGTGCAAATTAAAGAAATGggctcttttattttttttcctgaaaagTGAAACTTGTGTTGTGACAAAATGAGGTTTTTTCTTTCTAGTGTTTTTAGTTTTACCAAGTTTCTGAAAGCTGTGCGCTTGTTAGATGGggcgcttaaaaaatgctgTTCGATTAACCTAATCAGTACGGTATACTCAAAAACATAGTCATTATTGGATTTAaatcttaaattttattttagagaTAAACCCCTTCATTAAAAGCTGCAGTTAATAAAAGCAAAGCTATAAATaactatataaataaataaaacataatgtctgaaaaaaaaacataaaaataatcttGGTGTTGCTTCGCAAAAAATATACTTTCTAAGCAACAAAGGCGCTTATTCTAGGAAGGCGTTTTCTCattaaaaaaagtcaaataatTTGAACATGTTTATATGAAGTTATGTAAAAATGTGATGCTAAAACATCATCTTAGATAATGCTTGTGAAACGTGTCAAACTTGTGAAAACATTTCAAATATAACATAAATATTATTTCCACAGAAATCCCTTCAAACTTATCCAATACAGCTATGACACTGTGCATCAGGAGATTGATCCATCATACGAGACTTCATTCTATGCATGTAATAAATGGCAAAGCTTTTCTCATGACTTTCACATTGGTATTTAGCTCCTCAATATACATTCTATTTGAACTTAGCGAACCGGATTTTGCATCCATGAGGCTGTTTACGATCTAAAAATAATCGAGTCAAGTAATCAgagctaaatatttaaaaatgtatgcgCTTATGCTTTTGTGTTTATGTTTGTGTTTTGGGGACTAAAGTAAATTTGGTTTGAAATATCATTCTATACCTTTGATGCAGTTTTCAAACTGTTACCAAATTCATCTGGAATATCGTTTCTTTTGCGGGCAGCCCTAGATGCTGACGTAAGCATTTTCATCAACTTTTCAGCGTTTACATTATCTGTGGATTTAGCAACATCATTTAAGTATTCTTTCCAAATAGCTAAAGCTTTTTCATCTAGTTTCGCTATTTGCTGTCGTACGTTATGTTCCCATAAAACAGTTCCTGAAATCAAAATCCATAATGGCTTATGTATTCATTTATTTAGGCTTTAATACGGACTATTTTAGTCTTATAAGGACTCCCGTGCCCGGACAATTGGCTATTTGTCTAATACATCCAGTTTCAATGGATTGCAACTTCGCTAgttgttttccttagtgccaggTCTTTGCAACAcgccaactacgtgcacaggccgtaatatgccctgTAGTATTTTCATAAGGGTCTCATTTCCATATTTCTTGATAAGTAATTAATTTATaactaaaattgaaaaatttctaAGCAAATTAAGTAACATTTAGGGTTccaaaaactttcttttttttaaattctttgtagtttatttttgtatatgaGATACGTGTTATATTGTGGACCTGTGTACGCAGAGTGTTTAATTATTTGTCAGTGTAAACAGggttgaaaaattattttttaacttccAAACAAAAATTCGAGGGCCAGGTTACAGTTTCATAGGTTTGAATAACTCCAAAAACTTAATGATCAGTAACGGATAAGCTACTGAAGAACTTGTGTATCATTTTAAGCAGCTCTAGTGTCAGAACAAAGGTTAAGTTGCTTATATAAAATACGTGTACAATAACTAGCTCGAAGTAGCTAATGTGGAACAGTATGCTATACTGCtccattttatttttcttctgtgTACCTGCACTTTGTTATGCAGGCACGAtgtgtatatattttaaagaagtTCAGTCTCAAATGTTTCTATTTGTGTTCTTACGAAATATAAGAAAGTATATCATTAGATTCGCAGTAAATATTCCCAGGATCAGGGAAAACAGAATATGTGAAAGTCATCCTAAAAAcagatttgtttgaaaaattttaGTGATTGTAGACCTACCCTTTCTCTTATAATCTATGAAGAAGGTCAGACTGAGTAGGGTGTTAATAATTGCTCTTTTATTGGCAAAGTATTAGcgtcaatgtttttttcaaCTAAACTTAAAAATGCTTTTCCAGGTCAtgcgccattttgtttttaaaatgtgaaatgaaaaaaaagccaCAATACGTATGTATACTAATGTGGAGCTACAACGCGGGGTTTTGTCCCGAAAACCCTGACAAGGACACCCAATACCGATTGGTATGAGAAGGTTCACCAGGTGCCTGTCCAAATTGAGGTTATAGGTTACTAAAAGCAGATGAGGCAAGTATTGTACTGACCTTGTTTTAACTTGTCCACATAATACAAAGCATCCATCGTGCGTTCGTTTGTCATATTAACGTTATGGCCTGCATGAATGAAATGCGTTGAATATCAAGTAATACTTTAGGACACATGCAGAGAGTTATTTGGTTAGTAGAGAGTTGTTTGTTATTTAAGCAAGTCAACAAGTATCACTCGCCGATAGTAAATGCTTAACATGTGGAagtgaaatatcaaaataaacagTTTATACTTGGCTACAAAATGTTTTAGTTCTATGCAATCGTTAAGggaaaaataaaagcatttagTTGCTTAACTGTTTAAGATAGTAAAGAAgttcaaagtattttttttggaaagcaTTGAAATGAATAAAGGTATTAGACTAGCTTATTAATGAATCAAGGAAGATCTATCTGTGGGAGAATGTGAAGATCGTACACAAGAACCCTAAGTCACATTTTTATGagaaactataaaaaaacaatgttcgCAAAACCGCAGAAAATCAGGAATATGCAAGCAAGTTAGATATGTTTTCTAATTGAAACTGAAAGCAACTTCCAGCTTTGAACTGATACTTGCTCCCGCTAGTTCAGCAACTTCTACAAAAATATCCTTATATTACCAGGACAGGTGACGAAAATAAATAGTGGTGTAAACCTTTGTAACTTTTATGTCAACTTAGAGATATGTATGGTTAATCTTAGTCTAAGCGCTTTACCAACCAAAACCACAGCAGGAAGGTATAACACAACAAAATCTTACAGTTGTGAGTGATCTCGTCTTTAGCATCAACCAATCCTCGCGCATAATAACCTCTCTGAATTTTGTACTTTTCTTCCACACTTTTCATCTTGTGAGACATCAGATTAAGAGAATCCGCTAAGGCTTCATATATATTAAATGTAGAGTTCACGCGACGACATGAATCCTCGTGGCTGAAATCCTTTAAAGCTTCAAAATCTAAAGAGAGTTACCAAATAATACAAATCAAAGTACCATAGCAACGCAGCTAAAAAAAGAGCAAGGGTTACGTGaacgaaaaaaaacaaagaaacaaaaacaacaacaataaaacacAATCTCAGTAACACAAGAAAGTCTACAATAACAGAACACAGGTTAAGGAGTTTAGCCTGGTTTTTAATACAACCCGTTATTATTGCACAACTATTGCAAGAAAAAATTCTCTCTACAACATTCTCTGGCAACATCTTTTTCGTTGCTTAGCTGGTTGTACATGAGTTGCTTAAGAAATTTTATGCTTTTAAATAATGGGAAGCTCAAGAGAGCTTTACAGCTCAAATTTCAGCCCGGGCTTTTACcatgaaatctttttttttttgcaattgatTTTCAGCTCGGGCTAAAAGTTCAATTTCTGCTTTTGACTTCAGCCCAGGCTGAGTTGTACTTTTTATGATTTTGAGGACAAATTCAATATGAGCACTTGTCATTTAGAAACAGAAGACAAAAGTAGTGgcttttaaaatagaaaatttaagaaattattttaaTGATAACTACACTTTCCTTAGTTTTAACTGCTACTAGTCTCGTTCTCCAGACCCATGTTGCATTGATTATTCAACTTGGACAACTACTACGTAGCTTTACTAAGTGAAGCTACATTGAGCTGAAACAGTGCCTTGGCTAGATTCTTTACGCATTATTTTCGCGAAAAGTGTTCAACACAAACTTTTAACAAGTTTTATTTCTCCTGTTATGCGTAATTTGACTTATCGTTGCATCATTGTCATCAGTATATTGCTGCATTTCAACCCGGGCCAGAAGAAAAATTCTATTTACTGCACGATTTTATCGAATTTCATACTGAAGTGAAATTTTAACCTGCCTATGAGTTGTACACATATGCAAGAAATTAACCTCAGACAGGGCTGGGTTAAGTCCGGGTGAAAACTCAGCCCGGGCTTAAATATGAGTTGTGAAACCCCTCTTAGTGAAACAAGTTTCTTCACCTGTCGGTATGTCTTCCTTTTGGTAATTCTCCTCATTTTCCTGATTCACTTTCTCGTCATATTCTCTAGTAGATGCAAATGGTGAATCATGTTTAGAAAATGCCCATGGAGATCGTGTTTCCATAGCATCCAACGTGATGTCATCACGAATGGTAACTGCTGGCAAAGCACCATAAATTTGATGTCTGATATTCGATTCATTAAATGGTGTAGGAAACGTTTGCTAAAACAGAAATCATAACAATGTGGTAAGAACAGAGGAAGAAACACTGGATTTTTGGTTACAAAAACACAGCAAAAAATGCATTTCTGTCTAGCTAATGACCTTTTTCGTTTTTCCATCATCTTCTTCCGAGTTTAAGTCACCTTTAGCTAAAACCCCTTCTAattcattttcttctttttttgcctCAGATTGCAGTTTTcccatttctttttctttgtctTGATGATCTTTCATATAATCTCGAACTTGTTTTATCTTTTCTTTAATTGTATTTATACCAGGAAACAACTGATCAGCTATTGCTTTTCCAATATTCTTCACAAAACTGACATCTAAACATGCCTTAGTGTCAAGATTGAAATTTTTACTGCCACCTAAAGTGACATTAACTTTCAATCCAAAACATGAAGACTTGGCTTCTTCAAGGCTTGTATTGAAGCAGATATGATGTATGTTGATTATGTTTTCTCTAGTGTATTTTGCAATGGCTTCCAAAGCTGCTTTTCCCGAAGCTGCCACTTCTTCTATTTTGTTCGAAGCCTTTTCAGCAAAGTCGATCAATTCTTTTGATTTGTCAACAAAGCCTTTTGCAAATTCTATAACCTTTCTGATGATCCTGATGGCGTCAAGAAGTatctaaaaacaatttcattcggTGTTAATAAGTAAAACTTCAGCAGTTATTGGCAAGTataaacttgaaacttacataGTCTTGTTGTGGTACTTAATCTCAAACCCTACCTCCATTGtcactttcttttttaatgctTTTCCTTCCAAGTACACCTTCTTCCCTTTACATTTTGCAATGCAAATTGGATCCTCAATTTTTGACTTACAGTCATCCCATCCAGGACATGGAAGCCACTTTCCAAAGacctttttgcactttttgttGATTGTTGGACCGCCAATACAAACTTAAATAGACAcgagaaaaaaacttaaaataaaaatatttataaacccTCTAATAAGGATTTTAATAGAATAAGAAGCCTGAAATAAAATGTCAAATAAGTGTTTCACAAAGACAAAACATCTTACATTACCTCAATAGCAATAAAATGACATCTTACCATCTTCACATTGGTCAACACATTTATCATCTAAGAAGTCTTTTATTTTTCCCAATTTATTTGATTTTCGTTGAACAATTGAttctttttcttctaatttACTCACCCAATCTTGTAGTTTTTCAGTTGCTTTTTCATACCACGATCCTTACAGGATAAGAAGaatcaattaaaaaattcaaatgaaATAAACACGGAGGAAAATTGTATTAAGAATAGCAGGAAGCATGATAGAACATTctttaaacacaaaaaatatgttaGGTTAGCTTTGCATATGTACCTGCGCTGgatgttttttctttactttctgAAACTACCTCCTGTGTTTCATCAGCAGCTGTAGTTATAGTTTTTTTAGCTTCACTTGTCACTTCTCCTACTGATGCTGAGATGCAAGAAGAGACCTACATTGAACGATGCAGATCAAGAATTGAGTTAGTTCGCGTCAAAAATTATTGCAACACCTCAAATTAATGTATGAAATCTCAGGCAAAACAAAACTATACGAAACAAGCATACCGAAAATCCTGTTTCCGCCAAACTACCATAAGGTGCGTTGACTGTAACATTAGCTTCAATAAGATTGAATATGTTTCCATAGACATAGAAATAAAATCCTTTATTTGATACATCTATCAAGACTTCAGCTCCAAGACCGAGAATGGATACATAACCTTGAATTTTGACAGCAACCTGAAAAACGTATGAATATATCCAGTACACCTGCACACGCCTACTAATTATCCTCTGAGGATTACCAATCAGAACAATGATTATAAGGTTGCTTTGAAACGTATAAAGCTTAAATTTTCTTTCCACTGTGTGTAAAAGGAGAAAACACCTTACCTCTTCTTTggatattttaacaaatactTTTGGTCCATTTGCCAAATCATTTTTACTCCGACTAACTGCGATCAAACCTTTTCCAATTTTAATAGGTGACAACTCAGCATCCACTTGAATCAACTTCGGAAAATCAACAACAATGTCGCATTTGATTTTGTAACCAAGTATATTGATCAAACCTTTGAACATGAAGCCCGCAGGTATCGCAGCATTCAAATGTTCAATATTTTTCCCTATGAATTAGAACGTAAAGATTCTAATTCTTTAATTCCAGGACGTCTACTCAGATAGACAGACTTTACTTGTGTGGCGAGACTGGCTCCTCTTTAAGCACATTTTTGGGGGGTAGAACATTTACTTTTACATCGCAATATATTCTGAATTTGTGGTGGGAAGAATGTCGCTTAAAGAGTACTTTTAGGTCGGTCGGTCGggaaattatttatttagtgGACTCCGCTGATGACATAACCGAACACGAACGTTTTTGCTTTCTATTTAAGTTAAATAAAATCTGAATCGTTTGTAAATCTACTTAGTACTGGTGGTACTGATACAATTTCAACTtctttcattttgttattagtAATACTGACCATACTGACCatattaaagataattaactcctatatgtaCAGAGGTGTGGCACCCAAAggccaaaatatgctgatatcagcagcaaa contains:
- the LOC130649305 gene encoding uncharacterized protein LOC130649305, with translation MSHKMKSVEEKYKIQRGYYARGLVDAKDEITHNCHNVNMTNERTMDALYYVDKLKQGTVLWEHNVRQQIAKLDEKALAIWKEYLNDVAKSTDNVNAEKLMKMLTSASRAARKRNDIPDEFGNSLKTASKIVNSLMDAKSGSLSSNRMYIEELNTNVKVMRKALPFITCIE
- the LOC130649261 gene encoding uncharacterized protein LOC130649261; protein product: MKDHQDKEKEMGKLQSEAKKEENELEGVLAKGDLNSEEDDGKTKKQTFPTPFNESNIRHQIYGALPAVTIRDDITLDAMETRSPWAFSKHDSPFASTREYDEKVNQENEENYQKEDIPTGEETCFTKRGFTTHI